A genome region from Tursiops truncatus isolate mTurTru1 chromosome 15, mTurTru1.mat.Y, whole genome shotgun sequence includes the following:
- the LOC109552665 gene encoding uncharacterized protein isoform X1 has product MGQLLGRKLTWPYTQGACLYVCGRWLFPRSLSEDRNGSRRASTCAAKMETLCVGVWPPEVASRSGAAAPARPAGNRREMLKGSNRQRAGGTGPLGTRSLKAGISVFPAAGRSATRRLWHRLKRGYLVLSHRPPICTMGWTYAGGRRDLSPAWRMEAASPKKTQLLTGELALLIHYQILFYTLQLEMLLEHMPDHIASLLKTLPGLPSHSKEKVSSIREKPDLDLMGRKMDLDHKPQPRKKKKVNNSSHH; this is encoded by the exons ATGGGACAGCTGTTGGGGAGGAAACTTACTTGGCCCTACACCCAGGGTGCATGTCTGTACGTGTGTGGGAGGTGGCTGTTCCCCCGGAGCCTGAGTGAAGACCGTAACG GTTCTCGTCGAGCCTCCACCTGCGCGGCCAAAATGGAGACGCTCTGCGTTGGGGTGTGGCCGCCGGAAGTAGCGTCCCGCTCCGGCGCTGCTGCGCCAGCGCGCCCGGCTGGAAACAGAAGGGAGATGCTAAAGGGTTCCAACAGGCAGCGCGCGGGCGGGACAGGACCCTTGGGGACAAGGTCCCTCAAAGCTGGAATCTCCGTCTTCCCCGCAGCGGGCAGATCCGCTACACGTAGGTTGTGGCATCGTTTGAAGAGAGGTTACCTTGTTCTGAGCCACAGACCTCCCATCTGCACAATGGGGTGGACGTATGCTGGTGGGAGAAGAG atttgTCACCAGCTTGGAGAATGGAAGCCGCTTCCCCCAAGAAGACGCAGCTGCTGACTGGAGAGCTGGCGCTCCTGATCCACTACCAAAT TCTGTTCTACACTCTGCAACTAGAGATGCTGTTAGAACACATGCCAGATCACATCGCTTCTCTACTCAAAACCCTCCCAGGGCTTCCATCACACTCAAAAGAAAA GGTTTCATCAATACGTGAAAAGCCTGACCTTGACCTGATGGGCAGGAAGATGGACCTTGACCATAAACCACAG cctagaaagaagaaaaaagttaacaaCTCTTCTCATCATTAA
- the LOC109552665 gene encoding uncharacterized protein isoform X2, producing MGQLLGRKLTWPYTQGACLYVCGRWLFPRSLSEDRNGSRRASTCAAKMETLCVGVWPPEVASRSGAAAPARPAGNRREMLKGSNRQRAGGTGPLGTRSLKAGISVFPAAGRSATRRLWHRLKRGYLVLSHRPPICTMGWTYAGGRRDLSPAWRMEAASPKKTQLLTGELALLIHYQMVSSIREKPDLDLMGRKMDLDHKPQPRKKKKVNNSSHH from the exons ATGGGACAGCTGTTGGGGAGGAAACTTACTTGGCCCTACACCCAGGGTGCATGTCTGTACGTGTGTGGGAGGTGGCTGTTCCCCCGGAGCCTGAGTGAAGACCGTAACG GTTCTCGTCGAGCCTCCACCTGCGCGGCCAAAATGGAGACGCTCTGCGTTGGGGTGTGGCCGCCGGAAGTAGCGTCCCGCTCCGGCGCTGCTGCGCCAGCGCGCCCGGCTGGAAACAGAAGGGAGATGCTAAAGGGTTCCAACAGGCAGCGCGCGGGCGGGACAGGACCCTTGGGGACAAGGTCCCTCAAAGCTGGAATCTCCGTCTTCCCCGCAGCGGGCAGATCCGCTACACGTAGGTTGTGGCATCGTTTGAAGAGAGGTTACCTTGTTCTGAGCCACAGACCTCCCATCTGCACAATGGGGTGGACGTATGCTGGTGGGAGAAGAG atttgTCACCAGCTTGGAGAATGGAAGCCGCTTCCCCCAAGAAGACGCAGCTGCTGACTGGAGAGCTGGCGCTCCTGATCCACTACCAAAT GGTTTCATCAATACGTGAAAAGCCTGACCTTGACCTGATGGGCAGGAAGATGGACCTTGACCATAAACCACAG cctagaaagaagaaaaaagttaacaaCTCTTCTCATCATTAA